The following are from one region of the Entelurus aequoreus isolate RoL-2023_Sb linkage group LG17, RoL_Eaeq_v1.1, whole genome shotgun sequence genome:
- the LOC133632205 gene encoding gastrula zinc finger protein XlCGF57.1-like isoform X3, translated as MAAAADTFDGKMASYDEQLCRAGEENAIRRRRLEADNKRRDVQQLIGRQEERPPQSQGKGSTLKPVDPQPPHLKEEEEERWITRDEECLRGPEDADLTVVSVKTEDDEDKLQAHNFLAPLSDSEAEDGVGDALSTDTDCEGDVRTHTDNKHPECSNKDTGKKRFACSVCGESYSYKCNLTLHLRTHTGEKPFRCSICGEGFIQKVALIAHTTTHTGEKPFTCSICGKSFSYKSNLNAHARTHSEKPFGCSVCDKRFAQKVNMESHMRTHTGEKPFSCSVCGRKFSHKANMVTHVRIHTGEKPFTCSVCGEGFAQRVALVAHTNAHTGETPFACSVCGKTFLQKANMVSHMKTHTGEKPFTCSVCGDSFAQKITLIAHTRTHTGEKPFSCSFCAKEFSQKSNMVSHIRIHTGEKPFTCSVCGDSFAQKVSLVVHGRIHTGEKPFSCSVCGKRFFQKANMATHMRTHTGETTFSCSVCGKGYSHKSTLMAHMQTHSGE; from the coding sequence acgtccagcagctgattggcCGTCAAGAAGAACGTCCCCCTCAGTCGCAGGGAAAGGGCTCCACTTTGAAACCGGTGGATCCACAACCCCCCCACctcaaagaggaagaggaggaacgctGGATCACTCGGGATGAAGAGTGTCTGCGAGGTCCGGAGGACGCTGACCTGAcagttgtctctgtgaagacggAAGATGATGAAGACAAACTACAAGCACACAacttcttagctccactatcagatagtgaggctgaagatggGGTTGGAGATGCTTTAAGCaccgatacagactgtgaaggtgatgtgAGGACTCACACTGATAACAAACACCCTGAATGCTCTAATAAGGACACGGGTAAAAAACGTTTCGCCTGCTCAGTTTGCGGTGAAAGTTATTCGTATAAGTGCAATTTGACTCTACACCTGCgaacgcacacgggagaaaaaccttttcgCTGCTCGATTTGCGGTGAAGGATTCATCCAGAAGGTGGCTTTGATTGCGCACACGAcgacgcacacaggagaaaaacctttcacttGCTCAATTTGCGGTAAAAGCTTTTCCTATAAGAGTAACTTGAACGCGCACGCGCGGACACACAGTGAGAAACCATTCGGTTGTTCAGTTTGCGACAAAAGATTCGCTCAAAAAGTGAACATGGAatcacacatgagaacgcacacaggagaaaaaccttttagctGCTCGGTTTGCGGTAGAAAGTTCTCTCACAAGGCAAATATGGTAACACACGTGCGGATACACACGGGTGAAAAACCTTTCACTTGTTCGGTGTGTGGGGAAGGTTTTGCTCAAAGGGTGGCTTTAGtagcacacacaaacgcacacacggGAGAAACGCCCTTTGCTTGCTCCGTTTGCGGTAAAACGTTCTTACAAAAGGCAAACATGGTATCCCACATGAAAACGCACACGGGCGAAAAACCTTTCACATGCTCGGTGTGCGGCGACAGCTTTGCGCAGAAGATCACTCTGATTGCGCACACCAGAacgcacacaggtgaaaaacctttcagttgttcctTTTGCGCCAAGGAATTCTCTCAAAAGTCAAACATGGTGTCGCACATTCGAATACACACGGGGGAGAAACCTTTCACTTGCTCGGTCTGTGGCGACAGCTTCGCTCAGAAGGTGTCTTTGGTCGTACACGGACGAATCCATACGGGGGAAAAACCCTTCAGTTGTTCGGTTTGCGGGAAAAGATTTTTTCAGAAGGCAAATATGGcgacacacatgagaacacacacaggggaAACCACTTTCAGTTGCTCGGTGTGTGGGAAAGGCTACTCTCACAAGTCCACGTTGATGGCGCACATGCAGACACACAGCGGGGAATAA